A single window of Fischerella sp. PCC 9605 DNA harbors:
- a CDS encoding 2Fe-2S iron-sulfur cluster-binding protein — translation MPKVQAQGKTIECVCGTNLRKILLQNGIDLYNGGAKVINCRGIGSCGTCAVQVEGDVSKANWRDRGRRSLPPHSPTKNLRLACQIQVLGDVKVTKFDGFWGEGSQVVWTPEG, via the coding sequence ATGCCCAAGGTACAAGCTCAAGGTAAGACAATTGAGTGTGTGTGCGGAACCAATCTGCGGAAGATTTTGCTGCAAAATGGTATTGACCTCTACAATGGCGGTGCTAAGGTAATTAACTGTCGGGGAATTGGCAGTTGTGGTACTTGTGCAGTTCAAGTAGAAGGTGATGTCTCAAAGGCAAATTGGCGCGATCGAGGGCGGCGCTCCCTACCTCCTCATTCTCCGACAAAAAACCTACGTTTAGCTTGTCAAATTCAGGTTTTAGGAGATGTAAAAGTCACAAAATTTGATGGATTTTGGGGAGAAGGTTCTCAAGTAGTCTGGACACCAGAAGGTTAA